In the genome of Sander vitreus isolate 19-12246 chromosome 13, sanVit1, whole genome shotgun sequence, one region contains:
- the dynll2b gene encoding dynein, light chain, LC8-type 2b gives MSDKKAVIKNADMSDEMQQDAVDCAMQAMEKYNIEKDIAAYVKKEFDKKYNPTWHCIVGRNFGSYVTHETKHFIYFYLGQVAILLFKSG, from the exons ATGTCTGACAAGAAGGCAGtgataaagaatgcagacatgtCTGATGAAATGCAGCAGGATGCAGTGGACTGTGCCATGCAGGCTATGGAAAAGTACAACATTGAGAAGGATATTGCTGCCTATGTCAAAAAG GAGTTTGACAAGAAGTACAACCCCACATGGCATTGCATTGTTGGGAGGAATTTTGGGAGCTACGTGACGCACGAGACGAAGCATTTCATCTACTTCTACCTGGGCCAAGTGGCCATTCTACTGTTCAAGTCGGGCTGA
- the srsf1b gene encoding serine/arginine-rich splicing factor 1B: MSGGGIVRGPAGSNDCRIYVGNLPPDIRSKDVEDLFYKYGAIRDIDLKNRRGGPPFAFVQFEDPRDSEDAVYGRDGYDYDGYRLRVEFPRSGRGGGGGGGGGGGGGPMGPQRGRHGPPSRRSEYRVVVSGLPSSGSWQDLKDHMREAGDVCYADVYRDGTGVVEFVRKEDMTYAVRQLDNTKFRSHEGETAYIRVKVDGPRSPSYGRSRSRSRSRSKSGSRRSRGSPRYSPRRSRSRSRSRSRT; this comes from the exons ATGTCTGGCGGAGGTATAGTTCGAGGACCAGCAGGGAGCAACGACTGTCGGATATATGTGGGGAATCTCCCTCCCGACATCCGCTCAAAGGACGTCGAAGacttattttacaaatatgGTGCCATTCGTGATATTGATCTGAAAAATCGAAGAGGAGGACCACCGTTTGCCTTCGTGCAGTTCGAGGACCCGAG GGATTCTGAGGATGCTGTCTACGGCCGCGATGGTTACGACTACGATGGCTACCGCCTGCGTGTTGAGTTTCCTAGAAGTGGAcggggaggtggaggaggaggaggaggtggtggtggtggaggaccAATGGGACCCCAAAGGGGAAGGCATGGCCCGCCTTCCCGACGTTCAGAGTACAGGGTTGTTGTGTCAG GTCTTCCTTCCAGTGGAAGCTGGCAGGACCTGAAGGATCACATGCGAGAAGCAGGGGATGTATGTTATGCTGATGTGTACCGTGATGGCACCGGGGTGGTGGAGTTTGTACGCAAAGAAGACATGACCTACGCTGTCCGTCAATTGGATAACACCAAGTTTCGCTCTCATGAG ggagAGACGGCCTATATTCGTGTGAAGGTGGACGGTCCTCGCAGCCCCAGCTATGGTCGTTCTCGCTCTCGTAGCCGAAGTCGAAGCAAGAGTGGGTCACGTCGCAGCAGAGGGTCTCCACGTTACTCTCCTCGCCGCTCTCGCTCCCGCTCCCGCTCCCGCTCCCGCACCTAG
- the aldocb gene encoding fructose-bisphosphate aldolase C-B has product MTHQYPALTAEQKKELQEIAQRIVAPGKGILAADESTGSMGKRLNPIGVENTEENRRRYRQLLFTADERMDSCIGGVIFFHETLYQNTDDGTSFAKLIKDRDIVVGIKVDKGVVPLAGTNGETTTQGLDGLSERCAQYKKDGADFAKWRSVLKISDTTPSELAIFENANVLARYASICQQNGIVPIVEPEILPDGDHDLKRCQYVTEKVLAAVYKALSDHHVYLEGTLLKPNMVTAGHSCPTKYSNEEIAMATVTALRRTVPPAVTGVTFLSGGQSEEEASVNLNAINNCPLAKPWALTFSYGRALQASALSAWRGELSNEKAAAEEFLKRAQANSLAALGKYESAGSGAAAGQSLYVANHAY; this is encoded by the exons ATGACTCACCAGTATCCCGCACTGACTGCTGAGCAGAAGAAAGAGTTGCAGGAAATCGCTCAGAGGATAGTAGCTCCAGGAAAAGGCATCCTTGCAGCTGATGAATCTActg GCAGCATGGGGAAACGTTTGAATCCCATCGGGGTTGAGAACACAGAGGAGAACAGGCGTCGCTATCGCCAGCTGCTCTTCACAGCCGACGAGCGCATGGACAGCTGTATCGGAGGGGTCATCTTCTTCCATGAAACCCTGTACCAAAACACAGACGATGGAACTTCCTTTGCCAAGCTCATCAAAGACCGCGACATTGTTGTTGGCATCAAG GTGGACAAAGGTGTTGTGCCCCTCGCAGGAACAAATGGAGAGACCACCACTCAGG gTCTGGACGGGCTGTCTGAGCGCTGTGCGCAGTACAAGAAAGACGGTGCAGACTTCGCCAAGTGGCGCAGCGTACTGAAGATCAGCGACACTACGCCGTCTGAACTGGCTATCTTTGAGAATGCTAATGTTCTGGCACGATATGCCAGCATCTGCCAGCAG AATGGTATTGTTCCCATTGTGGAACCTGAGATCCTTCCTGATGGAGACCATGACCTGAAGCGTTGCCAGTACGTCACTGAGAAG GTCCTAGCTGCAGTGTACAAGGCTCTGTCAGACCACCACGTGTACCTGGAAGGGACACTGCTGAAACCCAACATGGTCACAGCAGGACACTCCTGCCCCACCAAGTACAGCAACGAGGAAATCGCAATGGCTACCGTCACCGCCCTGCGCCGCACCGTGCCTCCAGCTGTCACAG GAGTGACATTCTTGTCAGGTGGCCAGTCCGAAGAAGAAGCCAGCGTGAACCTCAACGCCATTAACAACTGTCCGCTCGCCAAGCCCTGGGCCCTGACTTTCTCCTATGGCCGCGCCCTGCAGGCCTCTGCCCTGAGCGCATGGAGAGGAGAGCTGAGCAACGAGAAGGCTGCCGCTGAGGAGTTCTTGAAACGTGCTCAG GCAAACAGTCTGGCTGCGCTCGGCAAGTACGAGTCTGCTGGAAGTGGTGCCGCCGCAGGACAATCCCTCTACGTAGCAAATCACGCCTACTAA
- the pigs gene encoding GPI transamidase component PIG-S, which yields MTFDWVCPHSERTPFSSLTEMATTEVERRRGQLAALSIAAVVIMVGVPLWWRTTETYRAWLPVSQINELANMQLQLSADVEVVFARGTVTPEQQKKVPLTQTQDEEHTVDENTVLRYRYEIRYRTATIMEEDALDQPTAAEADLSLHTLTESPCGSLVVYVIPESSSLLPEDVDVYIGQRRTALLRIGAQMRVGMTLEQLLAHLEPRIKQVLQVMSFSHTDITAALSDRVRLSPGNKESIADSMRAFKSSPGYEITFSLLNPDPKSHRLHWDIEVAVQTYIQPLLTKLAPVANFSLDSQTLYYAMLGVNPRFDSSSSAYTLNSDSLAHVINPVEARLGSNAASSNPVLNFLLYVPDAHHSPLYIHDNKKQEVPSNAFHSPRWGGIMVYNVNGFYRPEAVLPVDININMAKVMGVFLAQLRLLLGVQSSTAPPGFLMAPCGSTGLADWELDRLMWSRSVENVATATTTITSLAQLLDQIGNIVINDNIAEQVSSAVTSLQLAVAELEAGNLGFALQYSKEAIMASERAFFDPSLLHLLYFPDDQKFAIYIPLFLPMCVPILLSLLKIVSEARQKRREKQAKKD from the exons ATGACGTTTGACTGGGTGTGTCCTCATAGCGAACGTACCCCATTCAGTTCATTGACAGAAATGGCTACCACGGAAGTGG aGCGCAGACGTGGCCAACTTGCTGCTCTGTCCATAGCAGCAGTGGTCATCATGGTGGGAGTCCCTCTGTGGTGGCGAACTACTGAAACGTACCGCGCCTGGTTGCCTGTCAGTCAGATAAATGAGTTGGCTAATATGCAG CTACAGTTGAGTGCTGATGTGGAGGTGGTGTTTGCACGTGGAACGGTGACACCAGAACAGCAGAAGAAGGTcccactgacacagacacaggatGAGGAACACACAGTAGATG AGAACACAGTTTTGAGGTACAGGTATGAGATAAGGTACCGCACAGCTACAATCATGGAGGAGGATGCGCTGGACCAGCCCACTGCTGCAG AGGCAGATCTTTCTCTGCACACACTAACTGAGAGTCCGTGTGGCTCTTTAGTTGTGTATGTGATCCCAGAGTCATCTTCACTGCTGCCTGAG GACGTGGACGTGTATATCGGTCAGCGACGGACAGCCCTGCTGCGTATTGGTGCCCAGATGAGAGTGGGCATGACACTAGAGCAATTGCTGGCTCATCTGGAGCCTCGGATCAAGCAGGTGCTGCAGGTGATGTCTTTTAGCCACACCGACATCACCGCCGCCCTCAGTGACAGAGTTCGTCTCAGCCCTGGCAACAAAGAGAGCATCGCTGACAGTATGAGAGCCTTTAAATCCAGCCCAG GTTATGAGATAACATTCAGTCTGTTAAACCCAGACCCCAAGTCACACCGGCTACACTGGGACATAGAGGTTGCCGTACAGACTTACATCCAACCTTTGCTTACAAAACTAGCCCCTGTGGCCAACTTCAGCCTTGACTCTCAG ACCTTATACTACGCCATGCTCGGTGTCAACCCACGctttgacagcagcagcagcgcctaCACACTCAACTCTGATAGCCTCGCGCATGTCATTAACCCTGTGGAGGCTAgactgg GCTCAAATGCTGCATCTTCCAACCCGGTGTTGAATTTTCTTCTGTACGTCCCGGATGCCCACCATTCCCCCCTTTACATTCATGACAATAAGAAACAGGAAGTGCCTTCTAATGCGTTTCACTCTCCACGTTGGGGTGGAATTATG GTCTATAATGTTAATGGTTTCTATAGACCAGAGGCTGTGTTGCCTGTTGACATCAACATCAACATGGCCAAAGTCATGGGAGTCTTCCTTGCACAGCTTCG ACTTTTGCTGGGTGTGCAGTCGTCTACCGCTCCTCCTGGCTTCCTGATGGCGCCGTGCGGCAGTACAGGACTAGCTGATTGGGAGCTGGACCGTCTCATGTGGAGTCGGAGTGTGGAAAATGTTGCAACAGCAACCACCACCATCACCTCACTGGCACAGCTGCTGGACCAGATAGGCAACATTGTTATCAATGACAACATTGCTGAACAG GTGTCCAGTGCTGTCACGTCTCTGCAGCTGGCTGTGGCTGAATTGGAGGCTGGGAACCTCGGCTTTGCTCTGCAGTACAGTAAAGAGGCCATAATGGCATCAGAGAGGGCATTCTTTGACCCTTCACTTCTCCACCTTCTCTACTTTCCTGATGACCAGAAGTTTGCTATCTACATACCACTCTTCCTGCCCATGTGTGTACCTATTCTGCTGTCACTGCTCAAGATTGTTTCTGAGGCTAGACAGAAACGCAGAGAGAAGCAAGCCAAGAAGGACTGA